CAGTTTTTGATTGATGACATTGATCGGCTTGCCTTTGTTGAACTCCGAAGACATGTCCTTCAATTGTGCCGACACCAACTCGCCGATACCGCCCAGTTTGGCATGACCGAAAGCGTCTTTTTCATGGTCTTTGAACACCATCTCGCTGCCTTCAAAGATGGCTCCTTCAGACACGAGGACAACCGAGTAATTACTGGGATTGACCCGTCGATCATGGGCCAGCAATTCCGTCAGTCGTCCGACATCGAACTTGTGCTCGGGGATAACACAGCGATTGGCCGCCCCGGCCATAGTGGGCAGCATGGCCGTGAAGCCTGCATACCGCCCAAATACTTCAAGAACGAGAAACCGCTCATGCGAACCGGCCGAAGTTCGTAGCGAGTTGGTCATCTGAATGGTGCGGGTGACGCAGGTGCTGAAACCGATGCAATAATCGGTGCCGGGTACGTCGTTGTCCATCGTTTTTGGAATTGCGAGAACCTTGACGCCTTCCTTGTAGAGACGCACACCGTAGCTGAGAGTGTCATCGCCGCCAATCGGTATAAGAAAATCTATCCCCAGAAAGTCGAGATTCTTGAGCACCTCGCCGGTCAGATCGTTGATCTCGTCGTTGTAATCCTTCCGCAAGTGTTCCGGTACGCCCGCTTTGGCCACCCGGCCCGGATGTGTGCGAGATGTGTGCAGGAATGTACCGCCGGTCCGCCCGGCTTTGTTGACGATTTCCTCGCTGAGAACCTGAAACTGATTGCTGTTGTCAACCTGGGGATCGCGAATGATCTCCATGATACCGGACCAGCCCCGCCTGAGGCCCACCACCTGATATCCTTCGCGGATAGCTCGGATCGTGACAGCTCTGATGGCCGGATTCAATCCGGGAACATCGCCACCGCCGGTTAAGATACCTATCACGCCTTTTTTATCGGACCCTGACATATTCGAATCTCCTTTTTGAAACCCAAGCCTGTATCATACCGATCTCAGCCTCCTATGTAACCAATATCCGACGTTTTCGCAATCACTGGATTAACAGACAGACAGCCACGAGTTATAAGTTGACTAATCCTCTTCACTTTACTACCCGTTGTTCGCAACTGAAGACCTGGCCTTGAAAGGAATATTGTGAGCAACACTGTTTTGAGTTGGCTGCTGGATAAAAAGCAGGATCGCTATCGTCGGGCGCAGGTGGATTTGGGGCTGCTGGTGCTCCGAGTAGGTTTGGGATTGATGATGGCCTTCAGTCATGGTTGGGGGAAGTTGATCGGATTTGCCGAGAGGTCAGAAAGCTTTTCGGACCCACTGGGGGTTGGTTCGGCGCTGTCTCTGGGACTGACTGTATTCGCCGAGTTTTTCTGTGCTCTGGCCATACTGTTGGGCCTGCTTACCAGGGCGGCAGCTATTCCCTTGATCGTGACCATGATGGTCGCCGCCTTTGTTGTCCACGGCGCTGATCCCTGGGCTAAGAAGGAGTTCGCGATGCTCTATCTGGTGCCTCTGCTGACTATTCTGATGGCCGGACCGGGGAAGTACTCGCTGGATCACAAGCTCTTTGGTGGCAGTGATCGGCAAACCTGAGCCGGAAAACATCAGATCGTGTCGGCGGTAAACAGGTAGTTTGGGCGGATATAGGCTACCTCGAATCCGTAGCGTACCATATTACGATACGACGGCGCCGATTGTTCAGCCGTCTGTTCGGCGGTTTCAACCACTAACCACTTACAGCCAAGGTCGGTTGCATCTATCGCCCGCTGCGCCAGCAGAGCCGCCTGCCCGCCGCGTCCGCGGTAATCCGGCAAGGTCGCAGCGAAGTCAATCCAGGCACATTCCTCTTGAAAGAACGCAGCCGCCGTGGCCACCGGCGTGTCACCGTCAAACGCGATATAATGCCGCCATCCGGGACGACCAATCGATGACGCCACCCAAGGCACCAACGGCTGCGGCCACTCGAAACTATCCACTACTATCTGTCCGAAAGCCTCGGCATGTTCGGTGGTGATCTGCAGAACTTCGAGATCGCTTGTGAATTTGGGAATAGGCTCGGCAGCGCGGTACAGTTTTACCCAGTTGTTATAATGATAAAGCCCGGCTTCCTCGATAGACGCGACCAAACCAGGTCCCACCACCGGAAGACATGCCTGGATGAAGAATCGTGGTACGCCGCGCTGCTTGTATTGGGCGATCAACGCGAACAGATCGGATGTCGATGTCGGTGCTCTAAGCCCAAGCCCTATCACGCGGTTGAAAGCGAGGACATTGACTTTCGACGCAGCCGCGGCACAGACGTTGTCTATGGGCAGCAGGTCCACACCGCATGCAACTGCTACTTCGACCGTGGCCGCCCGGTGGAAATCCGACCAGGCTGCTACCTCAATTCGCTCAAGACTTCGGATGAATTCCAGGTCGCGCATCTGGTTACGTTCCATCATTACACGGGGACCACACGGTCCTGGCTTATTGATACACCCTCGTCAACCTCATTGCGGACCACGCGGCCATAAATGGCTTTCAAGTTGCGTGGTGCGGCAATCTCGATTCGTTGCACACGTGTCATGCCGGGGCGGAGTCGAGGCAAGAGATTGCCGCACTCGTCCCACGCGACGCGGGACTCGTTCGCAATGACGACCGAAAGGACTTTCACGACCGGTTGGGTCGGCGTTGGGCGACCGCTTTAGAACGACCAGTTGACAATCGGGAAAACCGGAAACTGTCCGCCCTGTTTGATGATATTCACCAGGCCAATCTGAAGCCCGTGCATGGTCACCGCATAGTTTACAAGTCCAAGCTGGACCCCGCTTACATGGTTGGCGTGGTTAACCAGTCCCGACTGGAAGCCTTCCATAGTACCTTTGGTCACGTTGACAAAACAATCCTGCCAGCCGGTGAAATCCGAGTCAGCCATACCGACAGCACCCCACTGATAACCGAGAAACGGCCCGGTAGTGGTGTGATTGACCAGACCGAGGTCCACTCCGGTAACGCTGACATTGCGACCATAAATCATGTTCAGCCGCAAACCCTTGATGGTTATTGCTTCCGGAAAAAGTTGCACCGGGTTGAACAGTGCAAGCTGTATAGGTTTTTCCTGAGCCGAGGCCGGGACACCGACCAACATTAGGGCCACCAGGGCCACCCCACCCAGCACCATCAGTTTCCTAGTCATCTGATCCTCCTGATTTGACCTCGCACACGCCGACTCCTTCACCGATCAGTCAAGCCGGCCGCCTGCATTTTTGAACTTCCTGTTGTTCCCATACTGTCATAGTGGATGCACATTGTCAATCAAAATCGACGCCAGCTTGCTCCGGGGATCACCCTGGGCTGATGCCGTAGATATCCGCATACTTGTCGTACAAGTATTCTATCAGCGGTCGATGCGACAGCGGTTTGCCGGTAACGTGCTTGCACAAGTCGGCGGCGTAGTATCTGGCGCCCTGGCCGTGAATCTTCTCCCCCAGCCAGCAGAACAACCGATCGAATTTCCCGTTTGAGAAGTCATCCAGCAAGCCGGGGAGATCTTTCTGTGCCTGCGTCCAGTATTGGGCGGCATGCATGTTGCCAAGAGCGTAGGTCGGGAAATAACCGAAAATCCCGTGCGACCAATGAACATCCTGCAAACAACCGTTGGCATCCTTGTCG
Above is a window of Candidatus Zixiibacteriota bacterium DNA encoding:
- a CDS encoding 6-phosphofructokinase, which encodes MSGSDKKGVIGILTGGGDVPGLNPAIRAVTIRAIREGYQVVGLRRGWSGIMEIIRDPQVDNSNQFQVLSEEIVNKAGRTGGTFLHTSRTHPGRVAKAGVPEHLRKDYNDEINDLTGEVLKNLDFLGIDFLIPIGGDDTLSYGVRLYKEGVKVLAIPKTMDNDVPGTDYCIGFSTCVTRTIQMTNSLRTSAGSHERFLVLEVFGRYAGFTAMLPTMAGAANRCVIPEHKFDVGRLTELLAHDRRVNPSNYSVVLVSEGAIFEGSEMVFKDHEKDAFGHAKLGGIGELVSAQLKDMSSEFNKGKPINVINQKLGYLVRGGDPDAIDSVVPMAYGNLALDLVLKGIHGRLVVLKNGRYDDMPLDVVTSSKKYVDVAKHYDTNRLRPQYKSFEMQPLFLMTGE
- a CDS encoding GNAT family N-acetyltransferase produces the protein MMERNQMRDLEFIRSLERIEVAAWSDFHRAATVEVAVACGVDLLPIDNVCAAAASKVNVLAFNRVIGLGLRAPTSTSDLFALIAQYKQRGVPRFFIQACLPVVGPGLVASIEEAGLYHYNNWVKLYRAAEPIPKFTSDLEVLQITTEHAEAFGQIVVDSFEWPQPLVPWVASSIGRPGWRHYIAFDGDTPVATAAAFFQEECAWIDFAATLPDYRGRGGQAALLAQRAIDATDLGCKWLVVETAEQTAEQSAPSYRNMVRYGFEVAYIRPNYLFTADTI
- a CDS encoding DoxX family protein, whose translation is MSNTVLSWLLDKKQDRYRRAQVDLGLLVLRVGLGLMMAFSHGWGKLIGFAERSESFSDPLGVGSALSLGLTVFAEFFCALAILLGLLTRAAAIPLIVTMMVAAFVVHGADPWAKKEFAMLYLVPLLTILMAGPGKYSLDHKLFGGSDRQT